GGGTTCCGATTCCTTCCTGATTTCTCCAGATCCGTGCCGATTCTCCTTGTCCATCTCCTGATCCACTGGTCAAAAGTGCATGTTCCTGCGTTTTCTGGGGTAGTTAAGCGGGATGATTCGCAGAGTTCTTCCATTGTCTGCGCTGAAAACCGGCAAATCAATCATTTCCAAAAAGTCCAGTAAACTCGAATTCTGGGACATCAGTCCCACGGTGATTTTACGCCAACAATTAGATACTTAATCGGTAGTAATTTATGAACTTTTTGAACATCAGCGGCAACACCAAGTAAACTTCACAAGCAGAGGCCGATGGGATACTCTCTGCACCTGTCCAGCTCAATGACGAAGCAGCAGAACTGATGCGGCTACGTTCAAATACGCAGGTTCCTGCGTTTTTCTGGGGACTAAAAAGGCGGATGCGCAGATTTATGTCAGTAAAATTAACGTTACGATTAATGTCGTAAGAACTTTTTAAACGTTTTGTGGTTCGGCATGGTAGCGCCCGTATTTGTGAAGTATTTGTATGAGGGTGTTGAACTCAATTGGTTTTGATAGGTAGTCATTCATTCCCGATTCGATGAACATTTCTTTGTCTCCTGGCATGGCGTACGCTGTTAAGGCGATGATAGGGATGTTTGCATAAGTAGTTTTGCTTGCTCTGATTCTCTGGGTAGTTTGTATTCCATCTAGTTCAGGCATCTGTATGTCCATGAGAACCAAGTCGTAGTTATTTTGTGAAAGTAATTCTAGAGCAGCTATTCCATTGTTTGCAACATCTATGAATAACCCAATTTTTTTTGCTAAATGTTGCAGTGCTATTTGATTAACTTTTTCGTCTTCTGCTAAAAGTATTTTGATTGAGTCTGTAGGTTTAAAAGTTTGTAGATCAATTAGTTCATTTTTTTTGAGGGAGTAGAGTGTCGCGCTGTTCTGAGTAATAAAATGGCAGCGTTAGGTCGACGGTTGTTCCTACGTTTTCCTCGCTTGAAATACATAATGTTCCTTCCATTGTTTTGACAAGTCTTGTGACAATGGACAGTCCGAGTCCAGTTCCAGATTTGCTTTGCGTATAAGTTCCTTTAATCTGTGTAAACGGCTTGAAAAGTCGTTTGATTTGCTCTTGTGGGATGCCAAGACCAGTGTCAGTTATGGTGAACATTATGGTGATTTTTTTA
Above is a genomic segment from Desulfovibrio sp. TomC containing:
- a CDS encoding response regulator — protein: MTQNSATLYSLKKNELIDLQTFKPTDSIKILLAEDEKVNQIALQHLAKKIGLFIDVANNGIAALELLSQNNYDLVLMDIQMPELDGIQTTQRIRASKTTYANIPIIALTAYAMPGDKEMFIESGMNDYLSKPIEFNTLIQILHKYGRYHAEPQNV